The Alphaproteobacteria bacterium genome includes the window TTGCTTGAGGAAAAGCTGGGAATCACTCATCCATAAATCCGGCCAAAAACCCTGGAGAAAGTTTCTTTCAAGAGCGCATCAACTTCGTCCATAGATACAAGGATGCCCTGTTCTTTTAGAGAGGTTACCCCAAAGTCTTTCAGGCCACAGGGAACGATAGAATCATAGGGTTTTAGATCGTTTGAAACGTTCAAGGAAATGCCGTGGCTGGTGATCCACTGGTGCAGGTGCACCCCCAAGGCGGCGATTTTCTTTTCGCCATCGGGCGTGACAACCCACACACCAATGCGTCCTGCGCGCCGTTCCCCTGAAATTCCAAGCTGAGAGAGCGTTTCAATGATCCATTCTTCCAAAAAGAAAACATATTTTTTGATGTCGCAGGCATAGGGCTTCAGATTCATCATGACATAGACAACCCGTTGCCCAGGCCCATGATAGGTGATCTGGCCCCCGCGATTTGTGGGAAACATGGGCAATTCACTTGAAAAATGGTCTTCCGGTTTTGATTGAAGCCCTTTGGTGAAAAGGGGAGGGTGCTCTAAAAACCAGCCCAGGTTAGGAGTACCTGTTTTTATGCTTTCAACGTAAGTGTCCATAAATTCCAGAGCTTCAGGATAGGAAACAAAATTGGTGGACCGCTTCCATTCCATGGGGATCTAAGGTTTTGAAATACTGGGATAGGGGTCGATTGACAAACTAAGGTATTGAACAAAAATTTCGCCAATATCAATGGAACCATCCCGGCCCAGAGGAATGGTTTCCACTGCATCCTCATTCACCTCAAGATCTTCTTCCTTTGGAACTGATGATTTTGGAGCCAAAACCAAAACTATGGTTTCCGCAATAGACTGGGAGAATTCCTCAGTTGTCGCGATGTCATTTTGCAAAACTTCAGCTTTCAGAGAGGCTTTTACCTGAAAAAACCCGTCAGGCAATTTTTGAATAACGCCCGTTATTTTAAAGCTTTTTATGGCCAAAATCTGGAAGCGATCGGCTATTTTTCGGCACTCATTGGGGGTGGCTTCATAGGCAAGGGGTTTTTCCGCAATCCCTAATCCATGGGTTTGCAGAATGCGGGAAAATTCATTTTCTATTTCTGTCGTCATGTTAAATACTCGTTATAATCCTTGGAAAAAGAGGTTCTGGTTTGGTAAGGGTAATCCCTTGTTTTACAGCATAGGCTGCTGATAAAAAGGTAAGGTCTCGTTCATTTTGGGGAACGGAAAGATAATCTAAAAGCTTGCCCGCTGATTCAGGAATCATGGGTTGCAGCAAAATGGCCAAACATCTGAGCAATTCAGCCACTGCATATAACACAACCTCCATTCGTTCTGGATCAGTTTTGGCAAGTGCCCAGGGGGCTTGCTCGTCAACGTATTTGTTGGCTTGTGTTACCAGTGTCCACACAAGGTCTGCATATTTATGGATTGCCTGTTGGTCAATGAAAGAGCGCAGTTCCGGCAGCATCTGATAGGCCTGGTTCAAAAGGTCTTCGTCGATTTTTTCCAGTTTCTTTGTCAGGGTTGGAATGCGGGCATCACAGTTTTTCCAAGCCATGCTAAGGGTCCGCTGGGCCAGGTTGCCAAATTCATTAGAAAGTTGGCTGTTGATGCGTTGGATTAAGGCCTGTTCGGAATAATCCCCATCATTACCAAAGGGAATTTCCCGCAGCAGAAAATATCGTACAGGATCAACCCCAAAACGATCCGCCAAATCAAAGGGATCAATGGTATTGCCTAGGGATTTAGAGATTTTGTCCCCCCGGTTTGTCCACCAGCCATGAGCAAAAATACGTTTGGGAAGAGGGAGTCCTGCAGCCATCAAAAAGGCCGGCCAGTAAACCGCATGAAAGCGCAGAATATCTTTGCCCACCATATGAACATCAGCGGGCCAAAAGTTCTTATAATCAGAAGTCTGAGTATCAGGATAGCCAAGGGCCGTAATATAATTGCTAAGGGCATCCAACCAAACATACATAATGTGATCGGGATGCGAGGGCAGGGGGATGCCCCAGGAAAAGGATGTGCGCGAAACGGATAGGTCTTTCAGGCCGCCTTTTACAAAACTGATGACTTCGTTACGGCGGGAAGCAGGGGCAATGAAATCCGGGTTTTGATCGTAAAATTCCAACAGTTTTTCTTGCCAGGCGGAAAGATTAAAGAAATAGCTGGGTTCTTCCACCCATTCCACGGGGGCGCCTGTGGGGGCCTTACCGTCAACCAGATCCGTTTCTGTGTAAAAGGATTCGTCCCGAACGGAATACCAGCCCGCATAATTGGCCAGGTAGATGTGGCCTTTATCTTCTAAGGTCTTCCAAAAGGCCAGAGCGCCCTTTTTGTGACGATCTTCCGTGGTTCTGATGAAATCACTGCAGGAAAAATTATAGACCTCTAAAACCTTTCGAAAAGAGGCCGAAAGAGTATCCACAAATTCTTGAGGGGTTTCATGGTTGTCTTCTGCTGCTTTTTCAATCTTTTGGCCATGTTCATCTGTGCCGGTCAAAAACTTTACAGTGTAGCCATCCAGCTTCTTGAAGCGCGCAATCATGTCGCAGCACAGGGTCGTGTAAACAGACCCAATGTGGGGAACACTGTTGGGATAGTAAATAGGTGTTGTGATGTAGAAATGCTTTTCCATAAGGAATTTTTTAGCATAAAAAAGATTTAAAAGAAAGCTGGATTGCTTCGTCGAATCGTTGATTCTCCTCGCAAGGACGACTCTTTCTCGTCTTCGCGAGCCCGGCAGGGCGTGGCGATCCAGCTATTTTATTATTCAAATATTTTTGCTTCGATATCTTTCAAGCTTAGGCGAGCTGGGTCCACGTGCAAAGCCTTGTAGACAGTCACATGAGCCAGTTCCTTTTCCATATCTTCCCGCAGCAAGCCAAGCATCTTGGGCTCAGCCACCAGAATGACTTCTGTGTGAGAGGGAGATAGCTCTAATATTCTTTTTAATTCGTGGCAAATTTGGTGGGAGAATTTCTCTTTTTCAATGCAACGCTCATGGGTGCGGTGTTCTGCCTCGTCATGAGTTCCCACATGCTCATTATGCAATTCAGCCAAAACACCGTGAACAACAATCCCCTGGCTTTCAATAAAGCGGGCACCTTTGTAATGGGCGGCAACGATGATTCTTTTGACGGAATTAATCATGATGGTATTCTCCTGTTTACTTTTTTCACAAATTAACGATTACCTCGCAAAACCGCGGCATCTCAGGCTTCTCGTGTAGTCAGTACAGGTCGAAGCCATCGCCCCTAGTTTCACTCGTACTCCTTAATTTCTGAAAAAAAGTGTCTCCCTAAATTAAGGTGTTTCTTATATCTTTTTTGACAGGAAAATCGCCGCCTTGCAAGCTATTTTAATGC containing:
- the lipB gene encoding lipoyl(octanoyl) transferase LipB, whose amino-acid sequence is MEWKRSTNFVSYPEALEFMDTYVESIKTGTPNLGWFLEHPPLFTKGLQSKPEDHFSSELPMFPTNRGGQITYHGPGQRVVYVMMNLKPYACDIKKYVFFLEEWIIETLSQLGISGERRAGRIGVWVVTPDGEKKIAALGVHLHQWITSHGISLNVSNDLKPYDSIVPCGLKDFGVTSLKEQGILVSMDEVDALLKETFSRVFGRIYG
- the metG gene encoding methionine--tRNA ligase codes for the protein MEKHFYITTPIYYPNSVPHIGSVYTTLCCDMIARFKKLDGYTVKFLTGTDEHGQKIEKAAEDNHETPQEFVDTLSASFRKVLEVYNFSCSDFIRTTEDRHKKGALAFWKTLEDKGHIYLANYAGWYSVRDESFYTETDLVDGKAPTGAPVEWVEEPSYFFNLSAWQEKLLEFYDQNPDFIAPASRRNEVISFVKGGLKDLSVSRTSFSWGIPLPSHPDHIMYVWLDALSNYITALGYPDTQTSDYKNFWPADVHMVGKDILRFHAVYWPAFLMAAGLPLPKRIFAHGWWTNRGDKISKSLGNTIDPFDLADRFGVDPVRYFLLREIPFGNDGDYSEQALIQRINSQLSNEFGNLAQRTLSMAWKNCDARIPTLTKKLEKIDEDLLNQAYQMLPELRSFIDQQAIHKYADLVWTLVTQANKYVDEQAPWALAKTDPERMEVVLYAVAELLRCLAILLQPMIPESAGKLLDYLSVPQNERDLTFLSAAYAVKQGITLTKPEPLFPRIITSI
- a CDS encoding host attachment protein, which produces MINSVKRIIVAAHYKGARFIESQGIVVHGVLAELHNEHVGTHDEAEHRTHERCIEKEKFSHQICHELKRILELSPSHTEVILVAEPKMLGLLREDMEKELAHVTVYKALHVDPARLSLKDIEAKIFE